A single genomic interval of Hevea brasiliensis isolate MT/VB/25A 57/8 chromosome 4, ASM3005281v1, whole genome shotgun sequence harbors:
- the LOC110644326 gene encoding uncharacterized protein LOC110644326: MVIISSQPSHHRLPLLMNGSPIYCVLTQQTSVGLDTEWCLPTEPHGYQKVAIIQLCVGKRCLIFQLYHADYIPPSLIQFLSNKKFTFVGTGVRDDAYKVFQDYELLVAHTKDVGYWAAKK; the protein is encoded by the coding sequence ATGGTGATCATATCTTCGCAACCTTCACACCATCGGCTGCCATTGTTGATGAATGGATCGCCAATATACTGCGTATTAACTCAACAAACTTCTGTCGGGCTCGATACTGAATGGTGTTTGCCTACTGAACCACATGGTTATCAAAAGGTTGCCATCATTCAACTTTGTGTAGGTAAAAGATGCCTTATATTTCAACTTTACCATGCAGACTATATTCCACCATCTTTGATCCAATTTCTTAGCAACAAGAAGTTCACATTTGTTGGTACAGGGGTGCGAGATGATGCTTATAAAGTATTTCAAGATTATGAGCTGCTTGTGGCTCATACTAAGGATGTAGGTTACTGGGCTGCTAAGAAATAA